The genomic DNA tgtaagtaaaagaGAAGCCACGCGCCGATGCCTAAGTGACATCTTGATAAAGGAAACAAAATTCTACCATCCTTTTAtgaattaaacataaaataactaATTTGAAAcacgttttattaaatactcgtgttgtgcccgttgttcaaataaattgtttactatgaGATTTAAACgggttatattacaaataccgagcaaagtcGGGTAtaaagtctaatatataatttcgaaacagactttgtatgtatgtaactatcattggttcgtagaatccgtgacgttaaatttaataaaataaaactattcaaataaattgtttaccatgagattggccattttgaagcagtttatattacaaataccgagcaaagccgggtaaaaccactagtattatttattatatagacAGCGAAAGCACTTCTATGGCGAGGAAAACgatattataagtacatattaataatttaagtttttaaGGCATccttcataaaatatttaactcGCTTAAATCCGTATTAAGAGGaatccatacatatatttaatttaatttaataacagtacaaaaatgtaaaacgCAAAATAGTCTTGGGAGATTATTTTATATGACCAAATATAAAAGTTCGGGGTGTATGGATATGATTTTaaggtaatacatacatacgtactgaTATTTACACCCGAGCTTTTATATTTGGTCATATAAAGAACCGTATTGAGAAGAATCCATATataatagacatatgtatgtatgaatgtatgtaggtTGAGATACTTTTTACACTTATTTGCTGAATTGACGGAAATTTCAGCACTGCAGAAAACAGGAAGCTCCTGTTGGTGAAGCGATGTTTCTTAAAACACCACAAAGGCACTGTTGACCGAATCCGATATCCGTTTGTAAGTAAATAGATTACGATAACACTGGAAAGCATTGGCGAGATAAAATCTAGAATACTGACTGAAAGGAAACTATTCGAAATCGAAACCGTgaaatgaattgaatttataataaatcagTCGATTTTAGATATTGAGCACATATGCAGTGGTGCTGGCCGGCACGGCGCTTAATTGAATATTGTAAATCTTCGTGTTGGGACGACTCAAGGATTAAGGCACCTGGCCCAGGTGTAATATGTCCACTCAAATATGCAATTTCATCAGAATAATCGTCACGACACGGGCATGGGTAGGTACGGAGTCAGTGTGAGTTAAGGCTTATGGCGGAAACGTGCCAGCTCTAGACACGTAAAAATACACGCATAAACCTCGTTTATTTGACGGGAAAGCGGGGCAAAACTATGCAGCTTGTTAAATGTATACCGGTTCATTATGACCTCCCCCTGAGGAAACGTGGAAAACTTTAGGTTCACCCGTATGGGTGTGCTatggaatttaattaaatcatacCTATCCTATGCATGATGCGACACGAGAGAAAAAGACCTACAACAACCCTGCTTTACCTGCAAAACactgtgaaattaaaaaaatatatttaacctaAAAATGACTATAAGAAAGCTACCGACATGCATACATCATATAtgcttaaatatttgtatacgtaTAGTTATGCTGTTAAATTTTTTGCAAATGGCTTGCTTAAATATAAAGTTTCGGTGACACGGTtgaaatttttcgttcgataaatgaaatattacactatttaatcaaaatataagcAGTAAAGTTACAGCGAAACTGAAAGAAAATTTGGGACTTATTTAGCAAACTagcacagctggacagggaaagtagcaAAATAGgtttaaaaatttacgtagatacattgatgtataatacgttAAAGagaaaacagaaaaaatatgtgaACATATTTGAGAAACCTTCGGAAAAATCATTTGAGAACCTTTGGAATGTATCAAATCGCAATagcatacatttacatatgtccGAAAAGTCTGATTTAATCGACGAAAAACATTGGAGAGCCGCTGGTTTGATTTTTATGTGCTAAAATCTACAGaaatgtacaaaatttatttttcaatttcgaattaatttcacgaatttaaaatcgttttatttaaacaagaagatttataagaaatgaaatataaaaattcctgattttaattcaaatgaattcacttttatattaattttgtataattataatcatgatttaaaaatatgtatttgactTTGGCCACTCTCTTATTGATCAGCTCATTtggatcatatttatttatgtaaaaactgCCTTAATggctaattaataaataaacattaaatattctcagggaaatgaaatttattttgagaagttgttgcatattatgtatatttattcaaacacgtagatacattaaaaattgaaatattacaaaaaatatactttaaatacatttaatgattatttcctgctacttttattttcaaataatgcaaaaaaaaactgtagtcgatcaaataatcgaatcatatgGAATGTCAAGTGCAACCGTATCAGTTCTGATTCTGCTAAGATTTGTTGAAGCTTTCCAAGATTTGTTCGTCTCGTCGTATTCCCAAACATCGCTGAAAACCTTATTTGCACCAGATCCacctgaaaatcaaaacaataaattaaatatacgttTTAGACATATAAATTCCAATTAAGTTATAGAAAAACTCACCCATGATAAACAGTTTTTTTTGGAAACAGCCGAGACTGATTCCATGTCTAGGTTTCGGTAGTTTGGTGAATGCTGTCCACACATTTGCATTTGGATCAAAATGCTCCACACTGTCTAAAATAGTACCTGTTTCATAGTCCGATCCACCAGCGACGTAAATTTTCCCTTTCAATGCGACGCTCTAAAATGgacaaatcaaaatttagttCATTTTAATTTGGGGAGCTGTATATTATTTGCGATagttgttaattaaaattaattgatattcaCCGAATGAGCATATCTTCTCTGAATCATCGGAGCGCGGTAAGTGCAAGAATTGGTCTCAACTGAATACATCTGCACTTTATTCGTggataatttttttccattttctaATGTAATACCACctgctatgtatattttatcggcGATGACAGAAACACTATGCCAATAGACAGCCACCAACAATGGAGTAATGATCTCCCAATCCCCAGTCTGCCTGCTCCACctaatcaaaatcaataatagTCAACTTCTCTTTCAATCGATCTGATGAAATGATTGCAATATAATCACTTTTCCACTGAAGATAAAATGCCACCACCAAAACCACCAATGGCGTAGACAACCGTGGACAAATCGCGACGAAGTGTCACCGCTTTGAATCCATGACGAGCTTGATTTAAAGGCTTCAATATCTGATACTGACCGCTTTTCAAATCAATGTATTCtacctgaaaaaaaaattgttatattcCGATTTCTCTAAGCAGGTACTTCGCAACACCAGAAAACGTTACTGAAGTCACTGATTCGCTTGAAGAATTCTGTCCGCCGATGATAACGATCCAATGTCCCACGACGGCAGaagcaaaattatatttattaattccaATACTTTTGGATAGAGTCCAACTTTTATCTATTCCGTCAAATATATCGATGGTACTTGCCATCTGAAAACACGTtgtgcaataaaataattaatttacaatccaatcaaaataatatacttGTGATATAAAACTCACATCTAAATCATTCCCCCCAACCAGTGCCATTTTATCTCCTTTTATTGTTCTACGAGGGGTATCTCTTGGGATGAAGGATGTATCAGTCTTGTCTTTAATTACTTGTCTAATAGTGGCAATACACTCTGCACACGAAAGACAGAGCGTCAATACTTCACCGACGAGAAACTGACAACATAACACATTATTCGAACGATTTTTATCACTAAACTGTaacattcatttaatttcaattacctCCAACGGCAGCAAGGATAACCTCACGGATGTCAACAGCTGTGCCAAGTCATTTTTACGGTTCGCATCATCATGATTTACCCACAATTTCACAGCATTGAATACGCTTTCTTCGGAAAGCACGAACAAATCGTCCCATTTCAAGATTTCGATCACGTTGGAGGCCGGCAGATTCAGAAAATCTTGAGTTTTGTGCAGCTGAAACAGAaatggaattgaaaaatattaaagtgacatatttttttatataatcaacacTCACCGTCTCGAAATTTTCCTTAGTCAAATCCATTGCCTTTTGTAATAATTCGGAATCTCCCGTTGAGTTCAAAACTTCCAGACAGTTTGAAAGATCGACTGTTTTAAATTGTCTTGGAATTTTCACTTCGAGTCGATTGGCTAGCTCCATTAATTTTTCGACGTGCTTTTCGTCTAtacctaaaattatatttcacattATTACATTTGAAGACCAAAATAATTGATTACTTTTGATGTTTATGAACTCTAACTTATTTCTCCAGTGTAACAATACTTCAGGATTGCGTCGATGACTTCGTAGTCATAATCTGAAAAGATGTCCTCCACTAGACCTTCTTTTGTCCCAAAGAATTCGCTGCACGCCGTTAGCACGATCAAGTGCGCGTAGATTCtgcaattatgaaaaattgcatTACAATTAAACTGACAAAataatttggattttaaatacttttggATTCGAATTAAGATACTCTCGGCCTCGAACAGTAAAACCGGTGtcacatttcttttttttttgcatggcCTCATACAAATACTCCACACGTTTTGCAGCAAAATCTCTCTTCGCCTTCACTAGATACATCTTGTTTCTGATTTTATCTTAGATTTCTCCTGAAAaacaaagtttaaaatttagacaatataaatataagtactGAGCAACATAAAGTTAGACTTACCAATTGGAAAGAATAGCAGCGAATGGCTTGGAGCACTGTCATTCTGCGGTTTTATCACAATAGATAAGGATATCTCAACCCTTTCGTTACATCGAAACCTATattaataatgtactaaaatcaaaatcaattattttatttctcatatTTACCATAGTGCCATCACAGGTGACCAACATACggggaatatataattgaacttaAGTTtagatcagggctgtggagtcggatcagaATTttgcgactccgactccaacttgaatgattatagtaagatcgacttttcttgccaacgtaaaaactaaaaattaaaaaaaaaatcactaaaaacccaatttattgaattattggtagtgtaataggtataataaaagagtacgtacattcatactgtatggataagaatttcataaataaacatcaatttaataaaaataatgagattaaaaatttaaaaaaagtatcaaatatttttcaagtcgtgattttatttttaatgtaattacaATGAAGTTAAAATAAGCAAAGTAAtgtttagttattttatttatttatttttcccacAATATTTGCGAGTGATGGCTAAAATGAATAATCTGAACAAAGATGGATTGGTATTGGGATTTTGATTTCTGAAATTACAAATAATTCCATTGTTAATGCGATATTCACACCTTTTGCATgaataaaaacagttttttttaaatgaatttagggTTAAAGGACTAGCGCTAGATTGCTTACAAAGATACGACATTAAACCacagaaaaacatgtttttacaatattttgtttACAATAATAACGAAAAACCGCATCGAAATAAACACTCAtccgatattaaaataatcttcttctcacagataaaacacattttgaaattaaaaataagatcaTCGATAATAGAATTCGACAAACTACTCAAATCCGCCATACATATTTTGCACTCAAaaggaataaaatttaaagttaaaaaaaataattgattaataacggaaaaatgtattttcttcaaGATAATTTCAATGATTGTGGAAAAACCGCACAAAAAAACAACTGACTTAAAAATAGAAGAAGGATTGTTGATACTGTTAAATGAAAAACCGCATGGAAATAACCACACATCCGATATGAAAACAATCGTTTTCTCAcagataaaacacattttgaaattaaaaataagatcaTTGATAATATAATTCGACAAACTACTCAAATTCGCCACTCATCTTTTGCACTTTACTGAAGGAATACTTTCGAATTAGCCAAAATTTAAAGTAAgcaattaataaaaatcgatttatagccgcaaaaatatatttatagccgcataataagaaaattccgcttcgcataaataggttgtagaaaacggaagtaaaacaataatagctgttttgttttcaaaaattagAGTACTCTTCTGACAAACTCGCCCAGAAGTCATTTAAAGgctgatctttgtatttttgtttcaaatcagagtCACTAATTATatcaattagattttcataGTCACTTGcgcttaaatttaaatacaagaacagtttttttaattatcttagCACTTTTTAGACAAATACATGATATAAGTCGctggtgtattatgtatattatatatgtatatgtatacatatgtacatatatacaaatgtattataagACTTACACACGTTAGATTTCAGTTAAAATGAATAACCCCGTTGAATTTCAAAAGGGTTAATGTGTGTGTATAATGAGTTAGTAGACGTTATGGATGGATGGGAAAATTGCTTCAAAATTGTTCTATTATTATGTGCCTGTATATTGCCAATTATGGCACACATCGTTCGAGAAACGAAGATTGCTCGGAAATTACCTATATATTCTATGTACTTTTACACACAAAGTATTTTTAGAtgagctttatttattttttataaattatacatatcacAAATTTATGATTCTCACAATAACATAAAACTGGGCTTCAACTGTCATTTTAAtcagtttttttataatatttttattagctacaatctgttagttcagtgacattcctgtccgtcaaaaattgtgatctgattttgatttttgattattaaatgctttttattattacgaaattatgttcacaatacatcttatatatattttaatagctactgatctactgatcattttctattttacaatttaatttaatttggttagtaatcatagtattatattattctaatgttaatctacagcataataggaaaaagagctcaaaaacctatttacaatccttat from Arctopsyche grandis isolate Sample6627 chromosome 1, ASM5162203v2, whole genome shotgun sequence includes the following:
- the LOC143922403 gene encoding kelch-like protein 35 isoform X2, which produces MDLTKENFETLHKTQDFLNLPASNVIEILKWDDLFVLSEESVFNAVKLWVNHDDANRKNDLAQLLTSVRLSLLPLEFLVGEVLTLCLSCAECIATIRQVIKDKTDTSFIPRDTPRRTIKGDKMALVGGNDLDMASTIDIFDGIDKSWTLSKSIGINKYNFASAVVGHWIVIIGGQNSSSESVTSVEYIDLKSGQYQILKPLNQARHGFKAVTLRRDLSTVVYAIGGFGGGILSSVEKWSRQTGDWEIITPLLVAVYWHSVSVIADKIYIAGGITLENGKKLSTNKVQMYSVETNSCTYRAPMIQRRYAHSSVALKGKIYVAGGSDYETGTILDSVEHFDPNANVWTAFTKLPKPRHGISLGCFQKKLFIMGGSGANKVFSDVWEYDETNKSWKASTNLSRIRTDTVALDIPYDSII
- the LOC143922403 gene encoding kelch-like protein 7 isoform X1, which codes for MYLVKAKRDFAAKRVEYLYEAMQKKKKCDTGFTVRGREIYAHLIVLTACSEFFGTKEGLVEDIFSDYDYEVIDAILKYCYTGEISIDEKHVEKLMELANRLEVKIPRQFKTVDLSNCLEVLNSTGDSELLQKAMDLTKENFETLHKTQDFLNLPASNVIEILKWDDLFVLSEESVFNAVKLWVNHDDANRKNDLAQLLTSVRLSLLPLEFLVGEVLTLCLSCAECIATIRQVIKDKTDTSFIPRDTPRRTIKGDKMALVGGNDLDMASTIDIFDGIDKSWTLSKSIGINKYNFASAVVGHWIVIIGGQNSSSESVTSVEYIDLKSGQYQILKPLNQARHGFKAVTLRRDLSTVVYAIGGFGGGILSSVEKWSRQTGDWEIITPLLVAVYWHSVSVIADKIYIAGGITLENGKKLSTNKVQMYSVETNSCTYRAPMIQRRYAHSSVALKGKIYVAGGSDYETGTILDSVEHFDPNANVWTAFTKLPKPRHGISLGCFQKKLFIMGGSGANKVFSDVWEYDETNKSWKASTNLSRIRTDTVALDIPYDSII